Within the Gordonia westfalica genome, the region AACCCGCACCGGAGCCGTCCGCCGCGGATCGAGGGTCTGCGCAAGAATCTCCGCGAGCGTGACGGGCGCTGGTACTGGCATTGGGATCCGAGGATGCTCGCGTCGCACGATCACCTGGAGCACACGGCCGCCGACCGTGAGGAACGCGCAAGGGAGGCTGCTCGCGGGGTGCGGGTCCCGACCCTGCTCATCCGCGGCAAGCAATCCGACGTCGTGAGCGACGAAGGCGCGCGGGAGCTCCTCGAGCTCATTCCCGACGCCCGCTACATCGACGTCACCGGTGCGGGCCACATGGTCAGCGGCGACGACAACGACGTGCTCAGCAGCGGGCTCGTCGACTTTCTCGGCGACGTCGCGAGCACGACACGACGCTGAAACGCCTCGGTCCCGGCACGTGGCCGTGCCGGGACCGAAGGAGTACGAACTACTTGCCGAAACCGGCGCGCTTGAGCGCGTCCGCCATCGCGCCGGTCGGTGCGGGCCTGCGGTCGTTGCGGTTGTTGCCGCCACCGCGGTTGCCCTGGTTGCCGCGACCACCCTGGCCGCCCCGGCCGCCGCGCTGGTCGTCACGGCGGGGCTGACCGCCACCACGACCGCCGCGATCGGTGTCGCCGCGCGGCGGTCGGGTGCCGCCCTTGCCGCCGGTGTTGCCGGCGCCGGGCTCGTCGTCGAGGCGCAGCGACAGTCCGATGCGCTTGCGTTCGACGTCGACGTCCATGACCTTCACCTTGACGATGTCGCCGGACTTCACGACCTCGTGCGGATCGGAGACGAACCGGTGGGCCATCGCCGAGACGTGGACCAGGCCGTCCTGGTGGACGCCGACGTCGACGAACGCGCCGAATGCGGCCACGTTGGTGACCTGACCTTCCAGGACCATTCCCGGCGTCAGGTCGGACACCTTCTCGATGCCCGCGGCGAAGGTCGCGGTCTTGAACTCGGGACGCGGGTCACGACCCGGCTTGTCGAGCTCGGCGATGATGTCGATGACGGTCGGCCGGCCGAAGGTCTCGTCGACGAAGTCGTCGGGACGCAGCTTGGTGAGGGTGGCGGTGTCGCCGATCAGCGACCGGACGTCGGAGCCCACCTTGTCCAGGATTCGGGTGACGACCGGGTAGGCCTCCGGGTGCACGCTCGACGCGTCGAGCGGGTTGTCGCCGTCGGTGATGCGGAGGAAGCCCGCACACTGCTCGAACGCCTTGGGGCCGAGTCGCGGAACATCGGTGATCTGCTTGCGACTGCGGAACGCGCCGTTCGAATCACGATGCGCAACAATCGATTCGGCGAGCCCGGCGGTGATGCCGGAGACACGGGACAGCAGCGGTACCGATGCGGTGTTCACGTCGACGCCGACGGCGTTCACCGCGTCCTCGACCACGGCGCCGAGCGACCGGGCGAGCAGCGTCTCGGAGACGTCGTGCTGGTACTGACCGACGCCGATCGACTTCGGGTCGATCTTCACCAGCTCGGCGAGCGGGTCCTGCAGGCGCCGGGCGATCGACACCGCGCCACGGATCGACACGTCCAGGTCGGGCAGTTCCTTCGAGGCGTATGCCGAGGCCGAGTACACCGATGCGCCGGCCTCCGACACCACGACGCTGGTCGGCGGCTTCTTGCCGGAGTCCTTGATGGCCGCGATCAGTTCGGCGGCCAGGGCGTCGGTCTCGCGCGACGCGGTGCCGTTGCCGATCGCGATCAGGTCGACGCCGTGCTTCTGCACGAGCGCACCCAGCACCGCCAGCGAACCGGCCTTGTCGCGACGCGGCTCGTGCGGGTAGATGGTGGCGGTGTCGACGACCTTGCCGGTCTCGTTGACCACGGCGACCTTCACACCGGTGCGCAGGCCGGGATCGAGGCCCATGGTGGTGCGGGCGCCGGCGGGGGCGGCCAGCAGCAGGTCCTTGAGGTTGGTGGCGAAGACGGCCACCGCGTCGGCCTCGGCGGCCTGGCGCAGACGCATGCGGACGTCGAGGGACAGTCCGACGAACAGCTTGGTGCGCCACGCCCAGCGGACGGTGTCGGCGAGCCAGCGGTCGGCGGGACGCCCCTGATCGGAGATCCCGAAGCGCGCGGCGATCCGCTGCTCGTAGGGGCCGGGTCCGGCGGGGCGGTCGGCGGCGTCCGGGTCGGCGTCGAGGGTCACCGTCAGGATCTCCTCACGTTCACCGCGCAGCACGGCGAGCACGCGGTGCGACGGCAGCGAGGTGAACGGCTCGGAGAACTCGAAGTAGTCGGCGAACTTCGCGCCGGCCGATTCCTTGCCCTCGCGGACGGCGGTCCGCAGGACGCCGGTCTGCCACATCAGTTCACGGAGTTCACCGACGAGGTCGGCGTCCTCGGCGAAGCGTTCGACGGCGATCGCACGGGCACCGTCGAGCTGCTCGGCGGTGAAGGTCGACGGATCGGTGGTCGGGTCCGACAGCAGGGCGTCGGCCACCGGCTCGTGCCCGGCCTCGCGCGCGATCTGGGCTTTGGTGCGGCGCTTGGGCTTGTAGGGCAGGTAGATGTCCTCGAGGCGGGCCTTGGTGTCGGCAGCCAGGATCCGTGCGTCGAGTTCGGCGTCGAGCTTGCCCTGCGCGGCGATCGACTCGCGCACGGCCTGGCGCCGGGCCTCGAGGTCGCGCAGGTAGCCGAGACGCTCGTCGAGCGTGCGCAGCTGGGTGTCGTCGAGTCCGCCGGTGGCCTCTTTGCGGTAGCGCGCGACGAACGGGACGGTCGACCCGCCGTCGAGCAGCTCGATCGCGGACCGGACCTGTCCGACGCCGACTCCGAGCTCGTCGGCGATCGCCGACGCGATGCGGGCGTTCACGACCGCGGGGTCGGGAGCCGGCACGGTCTGCGGGGTCGCGGCCTCCGGAGAGGCGGGAGCAGCGGCAGCGGACTCGGGTTGGGGCACGGACGCGGGTGACACGGTTTCTGACACGATCGCCGACCCTACCGGCCGCCTCGGACAGCTGTCAGCCGCGACCCACCGCATTGTGGACACGCGCACTCTCGTACAGGCAGATCGCCGCGGCGGCCGCCACGTTGAGGCTCTCCGCGCGGCCGCGGATGGGGATGGACACCCGATGGTCGGCGGCGGCCTGGACGTCGGCGGACAGCCCGTGGGCCTCGTTGCCGAAGAGCCAGCCGATACGCCCGGACAGCACCTCGGCGGCGTGGTCGAGGTTCACCTCGCCGTCGGCGGCCGTGGCGAGCAGTGTGACGCCGGCAGCGGCGAGGGCGTCGAGACCGTCGGTCAGCTCGCGCTGACGCACCACCGGCACGGTGAACACGGACCCGGCGCTCGCGCGGACGCATTTGCCGTTGTGCGGGTCGACGGCGTCGCCGAGCAAGACCACGGCGTCGGCGCCCATCGCGTCGGCGCACCGGATCAGCGTGCCGGCGTTGCCCGGCTCCCGGGGTTCGACGGCGATCGCGAGGAGTCGTGGTTCGTCGGCGAGGACGGTCTGCAGCGGCACGTCGAGCAGCGGACAGACCGCGAAGATCCCCGGCGGCGTCGACGTCTCGGCGAGCTTCGACGCCGCACGTGCGGTGATCACCAGGACCGGCACGCCCGCGGCCTCGGCGGCGTCGGTGATCTCCTGATGCCGGAGACGGTCCTCGTCGGCCACGAGCACGACCTCGGCGCGCTCGACCGCGAGTGCCGAGGACACCGAGTTGGCCCCCTCGGCGAGGAAGCGCCCCTGTTCGCGTCGTTCGGCGGCGCGATGGAGCTTCGCATACGACACGACCCGCGAGGATCGCTCGGACAGGATCTCCGTCATCGGATCATCCTTCGTGCGACTCGCGGGTCGTGTGTGGTGTGGCGCAATCAGGCAGCCGGGGCGTTGACGTCAGCCGGCAGGGCCTTGCGGGCGACCTCGACCAGGCCGGTGAAGGCCTCGGGATCGGTCACCGCGATGTCGGCGAGCACCTTGCGGTCAACCTCGACACCAGCGGCCTTCAGGCCCTGGATGAAGCGGTTGTAGGTGATGTCGTTGGCGCGGGCCGCAGCGTTGATACGCGCGATCCACAGCTTCCGGAACTCACCCTTGCGGGCGCGACGGTCCCGGTAGGCGTAGGTCATCGAGTGGAGCTGCTGCTCCTTGGCCTTGCGGTAGAGGCGCGACCGCTGTCCGCGGTAGCCCTTCGAGGCCTCGAGGGTGGACCGACGCTTCTTCTGGGCGTTCACTGCCCTTTTCACGCGTGCCATGTGTTAAATCCTTTTGCTTGTCAGGTGTCCGGGTTCGCGCGCGTCAGATGTTCAGCAGACGCTTGATGCGGGGAGCGTCGTTCTCGCTGACGACGGTGGTGCCGTCGAGACGACGGGTCCGCTTGGAGGGCTTGTGCTCCAGCAGGTGGCGACGGTTGGCCTTCTGGCGGACGATCTTGCCGCTGCCGGTCACCTTGAATCGCTTCGCGGTGCCCTTGTGGGTCTTGCTCTTAGGCATGTCTTTCCTTCTGTCGGGCGAACTCGGGCAGCCGAACCTGACCAGGTCCGGCTGGAATCCGGGTTCACGTCTCGTGATCTCGGCCGGGACGGGGGCGGTACCCCCGCGGCCGATCGGCTCAGCTCTCGTCCGGCGCGTTCTTCGGGCCGCCGGAACGTTCGCGGCTCTCTTGCGCCTTCTGGCGGGTCTTCGCACCCTTGTGCGGGGCGAGGACCATCGTCATGTTGCGACCGTCCTGCTTGGCCGAGGTCTCGACGAAGCCGTAATCGGCGACATCGTTGCCCAGGCGCTGCAACAGGCGGTAGCCGAGCTCAGGACGGGACTGCTCGCGGCCGCGGAACATGATGGTCACCTTCACCTTTGACCCCGCCTCGAGGAACCGGACGACGTGACCCTTCTTGGTCTCGTAGTCGTGGTCGTCGATCTTGGGGCGGAGCTTCTGCTCCTTGATGACGGTCATCTGCTGATTGCGACGCGATTCGCGCTGCTTCTGGGCCGCTTCGTACTTGAACTTGCCGTAGTCCATGATCTTGCAGACCGGCGGACGGGCGTCCGGAGCCACCTCGACCAGGTCGAGGTCGGCCTCGTAGGCCAAGCGAAGCGCATCTTCAACACGCACGATGCCCACCTGCTCCGAGTTGGGTCCGACGAGTCGGACCTCAGGGACGCGGATGCGCTCGTTGATGCGGGTCTCAGTGCTGATGGGGCCTCCTTGTTCAATCCTGCAGTGGTAACCGTCGCGTCGTGGCGAGGGTCGTGTGCAGGAGAACCAGCGCAAACCTCAGCAAACGAGCCCCGGGACAGATGTCCGCGGGGCTCCGATACCGACCGATTCATCTACCGCACCTCAGGGGCACAGCACAGCCGATCTGCGGTCGCATCGACGAGGATGCGATCTGCGACGATCGGCGTGAACCGGACCGTTCAACTGCGGTGATCTCGCGTGGCGAGAACTCGCGTCGAACGGTGGGAGCGGAACTCCACTTACGACCCCGGCGCATACCAGGGCGGTCGTGCTATGGGAGTCTAACAGCCATGGCCGAGAACCCCAATTCGTCACCAGCACCGATACCCCAGGAGGGTGCGACGGGCAGTGGCGCCGACACCGATGATGCGGCACACACTGAATTCGACAACGTTCGTGACCTGGGAGATATTCCGGCGATCGAGGTGATCACCAGGTCGATCGTGATGCTGATGAGTGCCGCCGCCGAGAAACTCGGCCTGGCCGAGGGCGCGTCCGAGGAGCGGATCGACCTGCCCGAGGCCCGCACGCTCATCACCGCACTGGCCGGCCTCGTCGACGCGTCGAAGGCCGACCTCGGCATCCATGCCGCACCGATCCGCGACGGCCTCAAGAGCCTGCAGCTCGCCTTCCGCGAGGCCAGCGCCTACCCCGACGAGCCCGGCGAGGGTCCCGGCGAGAAGTACACCGGCCCGGTGCGCGCGCCGAAGAAGTAGCGCCCGCCGGCTGAGCCGGTACCGGTTGTCTGCCGGCTGAGCCGGTACCGAGCGCAGCGAGGCACCGCGTCGAAGCCCCCACCTCACCCCCGCCGGCTGAGCCGGTACCGAGCGCAGCGAGGCACCGCGTCGAAGCCCCCACGTCGTACCCTGGTCACATGACGGATCAGGACAAGGCTGCCGAGCACGACGACATCGTCGACGCCGAGATCGTGCACACCGGTCCGGTACCGGGGACTCTCCCCGACCCCGACTACTCCGACAGCGGCGTTCCGAGTTTCGACTTCGTCCGCGACAAGATCGAGAACCGCATCACCACCGCGATCGGCTCCCAAGAACTCGCCGAGGCGAGTGCCGAGGGTCAGAACGTCGACGAGATGATTCGCAAGCGCGACGAGGCCGCGAAGAAGCGTCTCGAGGAGATCCGCAAGTCGATGGGCTCCTAGGTCCTCCAGACATCGCAGAATCGCCACTTCCGTGCAGGCGCGCTAGCTGTGAGTAGCGCCGCTGCAACGAAAGTGGCGATTCGGTCAGGACTCGGCGGCGCCGACCTCATCGTTCACCAACTCTCGGCACAGCAGGTCGACGACCCACTGCGCGATCCGCTCCGAGCTCCACCCCCTGTTCGCGAGGTGCAACCAGGTCTCGTGGCCGAATGCGAGCGAACACACGTCGCACGCCGCGTCGACGTCGATGCCCTCCCGCAGCGTCCCGGCGGGCCAACTCGAGAAGATCCGCCGACGCCCGTCGTCGCCGCGCTGCTCTCCATCGCGATAGGCGCCGGCGAGCATGTCGTTGGTGAGACTCCCCTCGTAGAGCAGCCCCACGATGTCGCCCGGACCGTCGAACATGCGTCGCCGATGTCTGGCCATCGCCTCGATCTGCTGCCGCGGAGAGACGTTCGACGCCTGCAGTTCTGCCACCAGGGTCGGCACATCGGCCTCCTCGTCGACGAGATCGACCAGGGCCGTCGCCAGACCGGCCTTGTTTCCGAAGACCGCGTAGACGGTCGGCTCGGCCACCCCCGCGGCCTTCGCAACTTCCTTGAGAGTGGTCTTGGCCCAACCCTTTTCCGCGAACAGCCGACGAGCCTCAGCCGCGAGTCGCGCACGGGTCTCGCGCGCCTGGGCCTCCCGGCGCGGCGACGAATATGCGCGTTTCCCTTGTCCCATCGGGACCGCCTCCCCTATATTCGTTGAGTCGGACTCAATCAACAGTGCGTGACTCATCCAATTTAGGACTCCTGATGAAGAAATCCAATCTCACCGGATATGGCCTCGCACTCGGCGGGTCGCTCGTATGTGTCGGCGGCGCCTCGCACCCGCACGGTCCGATGGACTCCGTCGAAGGGCATGTGATCGGCATGCTGGAAGACCCCACCTGGGTTCCCACGCACTCGATCGCGATGCTGGGCACCGCACTCATCGCGGCGTCGTTGATCGGTTTGGTGCGGTCGGGGGTCCGCCCGGCACAGGTCGCGCCGTTCCTGATCGTCGCGGCGGTCGGCGCAGCACTCACCACCATCGAGTACATCCCGCACATCGCCGCGAAGCTCGAACTCGACGCACTGAAAGCCGGCGAGCCTGCGCCGATCACCCGTACACACGAGGTCCTGGCGGCATACTCGGGTCCGGTGTTCGGATTCGGATCGGCGCTGCTGGCGCTCGTCGTCGCGATCACCGCCACCCGACGCCGGTCGCTGTGGGCGCTCGTCGCGATCCCGGGTGTGGTCGGCGGAGTCGCCGGAGGCCTCGCAGTGCCCCTGCTCCTCGTCACCCGGGATGTTCAGATGACTCTCCTGTTCCCCGGCGTCGCGGGCGTCGCGGTCTTCTACATCCTGTTGGGCATCGGCGTTGCGAGGGGCGCGGCGCTCAGCACACCGGAACCCGACGAAGCGCGGACCGAGGATCTCCCCACACCCACCGGGTCGCCCGTGGCCGCACCCGCCTGACGCAGAATCGCCACTTCCGAGCAGGAGCGCTAGCTGTAAGTAGCGCCGCTGCAACGGAAGTGGCGATTCTGCTGGGATCAGCCCGCCGAGGCGACCGTCGCGTCGACCTCGAGGATCTCGCCGAGGAACTTGCCGGTGTGGCTTCCGGGCGCGACCGCGATGTCCTCGGGTGTGCCCTCGGCGACGACCGTGCCGCCTCCGCTACCGCCTTCGGGGCCCATGTCGATGACCCAGTCGGCGGTCTTGATGACGTCGAGGTTGTGCTCGATGGTGATGACCGTGTTGCCCTTGTCGACGAGTCCGTTGATGACTGCGAGGAGCTTCTTGATGTCCTCGAAGTGCAGGCCGGTGGTCGGCTCGTCGAGGATGTAGACCGTCCGGCCCATCGACCGCTTCTGCAGCTCGGCGGCCAGCTTCACGCGCTGCGCCTCGCCACCCGACAGCGTCGGTGCCGGCTGTCCGAGACGGACGTATCCGAGACCGACGTCGTTGAGGGTCTTGAGGTAGCGGTGGATCGAGGTGACCGGTTCGAAGAAGTCGGCGGCCTCCTCGATCGGCATGTCGAGGACCTCGGCGATCGTCTTGCCCTTGTAGTGGACCTCGAGAGTCTCCCGGTTGTAGCGGGCCCCGTGGCACACCTCGCACGGCACGTACACGTCCGGCAGGAAGTTCATCTCGATCTTGATCGTGCCCTCGCCGGTGCAGGCCTCACAGCGGCCGCCCTTGACGTTGAACGAGAACCGGCCCGGCTGGTAGCCGCGCACCTTGGCCTCGGTCGTCGCCGCGAACAGGGTCCGGATCTTGTCGAAGACGCCGGTGTAGGTCGCCGGGTTGGAGCGCGGGGTGCGACCGATCGGTGACTGGTCGACCTGGACGAGTTTGTCGAGGTTGTCGAGTCCCTTGATCCGGGTGTGCCGGCCGGGGACGTGGCGTGCGCCGTTGAGCTTGTTCGCCAGGACCGTAGCGAGGATGTCGTTGACGAGCGTCGACTTACCCGAGCCGGACACACCGGTCACCGCGGTCATCACGCCGAGCGGGAACGACACCTCGATGCCACGCAGGTTGTGCTCGCGGGCGCCGACGACGGTGAGCTGTCGCTTGCGGTCGATGGGCCGGCGGATCTCCGGGACGGGCAGCGAATCCCGCCCGGACAGGTACGCACCGGTCAGCGACTTGCGGTTCTTCAGCAGGTCCTTGTAGCTGCCGCTGTGCACGACGTGACCGCCGTGTTCACCGGCACGCGGACCGATGTCGACGATCCAGTCGGCGGCCCGGATGGTGTCCTCGTCGTGTTCGACGACGATCAGCGTGTTGCCGAGGTCGCGGAGGCGGGTGAGGGTCTCGATCAATCGGCGGTTGTCACGCTGGTGCAGACCGATCGACGGCTCGTCGAGCACGTACAGGACGCCGGCGAGTCCGGAGCCGATCTGTGTCGCGAGACGGATGCGCTGCGCCTCGCCTCCGGACAGCGATCCGGCCGCACGGGACAGCGACAGGTATTCCAGTCCGACGTCGAGCAGGAAGCGGATGCGGGCCTGGACTTCCTTCAGCACCCGGCCGGCGATCGCCGCCTGCCGGTCGTCGAGGTGGAGGTTGTCGAGGAAGTCGGCGCATTCGGCGACCGACAGCGCACAGACCTCGGCGATCGACTTCGGGCCGTACTCGGGATGGTCGAGGGTGACCGCGAGGATCTCCGGACGCAGGCGTGCACCCTGGCAGGCGGGGCACGGCACGTCGCGCATGTACCCCTCGTAGCGTTCCTTCATCTGCTCGGACTCGGTCTGGTCCATGCGCCGGGCGAGGAACGACATGACGCCCTCGAACTCGGTGTAGTACGAGCGGGTGCGTCCGTAGCGGTTGCGGAACTTCACGTGCACCTGGTGGTCGCTGCCGTTGAGCAGCGCGCGACGCGCCTTGACCGGGAGCTTCTTCCACGGGGTGTCGACGTCGAAACCCATCTGGTCGGCGAGACCCGACATCAGGCGCAGGAAGTAGTCGGCGTTGTGGCCGGTCGACCACGGCGCGATCGCACCCTCGGAGAGGGTCATCTCGGGGTCGGGCACGACGAGTTCTTCGTCGACCTCCTTGCGCACGCCCAGGCCATCACATTCGGGGCAGGCGCCGTACGGGGAGTTGAACGAGAAGGAGCGGGGTTCGAGGTCGTCGATCGCGATGGGGTGGGCGTTCGGGCACGCCATCTTCTCGGAGAACCGGCGCTCGCGGTTCGGGTCGTCTTCCTCGAGGTCGACGAAGTCGAGCACGATGATGCCGTCGGCGAGACGCAGACCGGTCTCGACCGAATCGGTGAGACGCTGCTTGGCGCTCGCCTTCACGACGAGGCGGTCGACGACGACCTCGATGTCGTGCTTCTCCTGCTTCTTCAGCTTCGGCGGATCGGTCAACTGGTGGACGACGCCGTCGATCCGGGCGCGCGAGAAGCCCTGTGTCTGGAGTTCCGCGAAGAGGTCGACGAACTCGCCCTTGCGGGTGCGGACGACCGGCGCGAGGACCTGGAAGCGGGTGCCCTCGTCCATCGCGAGCACCTGGTCGACGATCTGCTGCGGGGTCTGCTTGGCGATCGCCTCGCCACAGATCGGACAGTGCGCCTTGCCGGCGCGGGCATAGAGGAGGCGGAGGTAGTCGTAGACCTCGGTGATGGTGCCGACCGTCGACCGCGGGTTGCGGTTGGTCGACTTCTGGTCGATGGACACCGCAGGCGAGAGGCCTTCGATGAAGTCCACGTCGGGCTTGTCCATCTGGCCGAGGAACTGCCGGGCGTACGCCGACAGCGACTCGACGTAGCGGCGCTGCCCCTCGGCGAAGATCGTGTCGAACGCGAGCGATGACTTGCCCGATCCGGACAGTCCGGTGAACACGATGAGGCTGTCCCGAGGGAGGTCGACATCGATGCCCCGCAAATTGTGTTCGCGGGCACCTCGGACGATCAGACGATCAACCACTGCAGTCCTAACATTTCTTCTCGAGTCAGAGTCCTCGCAGACTCTGGGCGCACGCGCGGCGCATGGGCACCATAACGACAGGCACCGACAAAACTGTTCCGTGAGTGTCGGCCCGGACGGGATTCGTGGCCCGAGGGCCGGACGATCGGTCTCGCCATCCGGGGGTCATACGACATCGGGGCCATACACCATCGGACCGATAGTCCACGATACCCGCGCGCAGGCCGGGTCCGACGGTCGCGAGCGTCACACATCGGCCGCGCGGTGTCATAGCCTTGCCGCATGACCTCTGCGACACCGATCAGCGATTCCTACACCGGCGATCTCTCCGGGTCCAAGACCCCGCAGCGCCGCACCCTCGACTCCGCCAGCATCGTCAAGCTGTCCGTCGGCCCGATGGACAACAACGTGTACGTCGTGACCTCGAAGGCCACCGGCGACCAGCTGATCATCGACGCCGCGAACGACGCCGACACGATCATCGGCGTACTCGATGCGATCGGTGGAAAGCCCGCGCTGATCTTCACAACCCACCAGCACCACGACCATGTGCAGGCACTGGCCGCGGTGGCCGAACACACCGGCGTCCCCACCGCCGCCGGCCGGTATGACGCACCGGAACTCCCGGTCACCCCGGATCGTCTCGTCGACGACGGCGACGTGATCGAGATCGGCGACCTCCGCTTCGAGGCCATCCACCTCGTGGGGCACACCCCGGGTTCCATCGCGCTCGCCCTGACCGACGGCGACACGGTCCACCTGTTCACCGGCGACTGCCTCTTCCCCGGCGGCATCGGCAAGACCTGGAAGCCCGAGGACTTCGACACCCTCATCGACGACGTCGCCACCAAGCTGTTCGACCGCTTCGGCGACTCGACCGTCGTCTACCCGGGCCACGGAAAGGACACCACGCTCGGCGCCGAACGCGCCTCGGTGCCGGAGTGGCGCGAACGCCGCTGGTGACGATCCGCAAACCCACCCCTTTTCCGTAAACCCGCCCCCTCGCATAGGGGTGGGTTCACGGAAAAGGGGTGGATTTGCGGAAGGTTTGGGCGTGGGCCTCACCGGATATCTGACATCCGAAACGCTCTACCGATCGTGACCTCGGAACTCCCGGAGTTCCCGAACCGATCACGAAGAGTCGATTCACCTGCATGTATCCGAAGGGCGGGTAGCGTTGAACGAGCCAGAATCACGCTGTACCCCGACGGATCTCGAAACGCACTCGATCGAAGAAGGTTGTGACCGATGATTCTCCGCCGTATCGCCCGCCCGCTCCTCGCCTCGGCTTTCGTCGCCAGTGGAGTCGAAGCCATCCGGAGCCCGAAACCGATCGCGCAGTCTGCCGCGCCGCTTGTCGACAAGGCACGCACCGCCCTGCCGCCGGAGGTCGCGGACAAGGTCCCGGAGAACACCGAGACCCTGGTCCAGATCAACGCGGCTGCACAGATCGGCGGCGGAATCCTGCTGGCGACAGGCAAGTTCCCGCGTCTCGCATCGGTCGTACTGGCCGGCACGCTGATCCCGACCACCGCCGCCGGCACGGACTTCTGGAACGAGGCCGACCCGGTCCGCAAGGAGGCCCAGCGCAACGCGTTCATCAAGAACGTCGGCCTGCTCGGCGGCGTCCTGCTGGCCGCGGTCGACACCGAGGGCAAGCCGTCGCTCGCATGGCGTGGTCGGCAGAAGGCCAGCGCGGTCGCCGCGGCGCTCCCGATCGGCGCGGCCGCCGGACACTCGACCTGGGACACACTGGTCGAGCGCACCCATGAGGGTGCCGAGGTCGTCGGCGAACGGTCGGCCGAGGCCGGTGACCTGCTGAGCAAGGGTGCCCACGCGCTGTCGGAGCGTTCCGCGGAGTGGTCGGCCGAGGCGGCCGCCAAGTTCCGCGAGCACGCTCCCGAGCTCGCCGAGGCCGCGCAGAAGCGTTCGCTCGAGATCGCGGAGAGGGCCGCCGACACCGCAGCCGACGTCGCCGACCGTCTCCGCGACCGTGCGCCGGTCATCGCCGACGCCGCTGTGGTGCGCTCGGCGACATTGGCCGACGCTGCACGCGATCGGTCGTCGGAACTGGCCGAGACCGCCCGCAAGCGGGGACCGAAACTGGCCAAGGAAGCACAGAAGCGCGCTGAGAAGGCCCGGAAGCAGGCCAAGAAGAACGCTCCGAAGATCGCCGACGCCGCCCGCGAGCGGTCGGCGGAATTCGCCGAGATCGCTCGGGATCGCTCGGCCGAGTTCGCCGAACTCGCCCGTGAACGGTCGGCCGAACTCGCCGAGTCCGCCCGTCATCTCGCCGCTGTCGCCGAGGAGTCCGCGGCGCACAGTGCGGACGAGGGTCGTAAGCGGTGGCGCAAGGCGCGCGGCTGACGCCTGACCGTCGCGCACGGTAGCCGGATGCGAGTACGACGCTGACCACCATCGATCACCACACGGACGCGGCACACCCTCCAGAGGACTATCCCTGGGTGTCCGCGTCCGTTGTGGTCGGGCGAGACCCGCTGCTCGCGCCCGCGCCGGGCACTCGTCTGGTGGTCGCGGTCGGCTCGAACGCGGCGCCGAACGTCCTCCGCCGCAAGCTCGGCCACCTCGAACCGTCCGGCGTCATCCACCTCCGGCGAGTGCGGGTCGCGAACATCACAGTCGGCCATTCCGCTCACGTCGCGGTGCGCGGATACGTTCCCGCAGCACCCGTTCACACAGGTCACGACACCTTGGAGACGGTGGCCGCCTGGCTCTCACCGCTCCAGACCGAGGCGCTGGATCTCACCGAACCCAACTACGATCGACGAACAGTGAACACGCACGACCATCCCCTGATTCTCGGTGACCCCATGCATCCCCACGACGGTCCCGCCACTCCGGACGAGTTCGACATCTACGTGTCGCGTCACGGAGTCCTCGCCGACCCCGCAACCGGTACGCCGCTGCCGTTCGGCAGCCAGTCACGCGTCGTCGCCTGGCTGGAGCAGCGCCTGCAGGACGCCGCACTCCGGGGCTCGGCGTCGGAGGTCTGCACCCGACTGGCGACCGCGGACCACGCCTCACGGATCACAGGATTGATGAAGACAACCGGGCTGGCCCGGTCGGCCTGGCCCGCCGGCGCGCGAG harbors:
- a CDS encoding DoxX family protein, with product MILRRIARPLLASAFVASGVEAIRSPKPIAQSAAPLVDKARTALPPEVADKVPENTETLVQINAAAQIGGGILLATGKFPRLASVVLAGTLIPTTAAGTDFWNEADPVRKEAQRNAFIKNVGLLGGVLLAAVDTEGKPSLAWRGRQKASAVAAALPIGAAAGHSTWDTLVERTHEGAEVVGERSAEAGDLLSKGAHALSERSAEWSAEAAAKFREHAPELAEAAQKRSLEIAERAADTAADVADRLRDRAPVIADAAVVRSATLADAARDRSSELAETARKRGPKLAKEAQKRAEKARKQAKKNAPKIADAARERSAEFAEIARDRSAEFAELARERSAELAESARHLAAVAEESAAHSADEGRKRWRKARG
- the uvrA gene encoding excinuclease ABC subunit UvrA — its product is MVDRLIVRGAREHNLRGIDVDLPRDSLIVFTGLSGSGKSSLAFDTIFAEGQRRYVESLSAYARQFLGQMDKPDVDFIEGLSPAVSIDQKSTNRNPRSTVGTITEVYDYLRLLYARAGKAHCPICGEAIAKQTPQQIVDQVLAMDEGTRFQVLAPVVRTRKGEFVDLFAELQTQGFSRARIDGVVHQLTDPPKLKKQEKHDIEVVVDRLVVKASAKQRLTDSVETGLRLADGIIVLDFVDLEEDDPNRERRFSEKMACPNAHPIAIDDLEPRSFSFNSPYGACPECDGLGVRKEVDEELVVPDPEMTLSEGAIAPWSTGHNADYFLRLMSGLADQMGFDVDTPWKKLPVKARRALLNGSDHQVHVKFRNRYGRTRSYYTEFEGVMSFLARRMDQTESEQMKERYEGYMRDVPCPACQGARLRPEILAVTLDHPEYGPKSIAEVCALSVAECADFLDNLHLDDRQAAIAGRVLKEVQARIRFLLDVGLEYLSLSRAAGSLSGGEAQRIRLATQIGSGLAGVLYVLDEPSIGLHQRDNRRLIETLTRLRDLGNTLIVVEHDEDTIRAADWIVDIGPRAGEHGGHVVHSGSYKDLLKNRKSLTGAYLSGRDSLPVPEIRRPIDRKRQLTVVGAREHNLRGIEVSFPLGVMTAVTGVSGSGKSTLVNDILATVLANKLNGARHVPGRHTRIKGLDNLDKLVQVDQSPIGRTPRSNPATYTGVFDKIRTLFAATTEAKVRGYQPGRFSFNVKGGRCEACTGEGTIKIEMNFLPDVYVPCEVCHGARYNRETLEVHYKGKTIAEVLDMPIEEAADFFEPVTSIHRYLKTLNDVGLGYVRLGQPAPTLSGGEAQRVKLAAELQKRSMGRTVYILDEPTTGLHFEDIKKLLAVINGLVDKGNTVITIEHNLDVIKTADWVIDMGPEGGSGGGTVVAEGTPEDIAVAPGSHTGKFLGEILEVDATVASAG
- a CDS encoding MBL fold metallo-hydrolase, whose amino-acid sequence is MTSATPISDSYTGDLSGSKTPQRRTLDSASIVKLSVGPMDNNVYVVTSKATGDQLIIDAANDADTIIGVLDAIGGKPALIFTTHQHHDHVQALAAVAEHTGVPTAAGRYDAPELPVTPDRLVDDGDVIEIGDLRFEAIHLVGHTPGSIALALTDGDTVHLFTGDCLFPGGIGKTWKPEDFDTLIDDVATKLFDRFGDSTVVYPGHGKDTTLGAERASVPEWRERRW
- a CDS encoding TetR/AcrR family transcriptional regulator — translated: MGQGKRAYSSPRREAQARETRARLAAEARRLFAEKGWAKTTLKEVAKAAGVAEPTVYAVFGNKAGLATALVDLVDEEADVPTLVAELQASNVSPRQQIEAMARHRRRMFDGPGDIVGLLYEGSLTNDMLAGAYRDGEQRGDDGRRRIFSSWPAGTLREGIDVDAACDVCSLAFGHETWLHLANRGWSSERIAQWVVDLLCRELVNDEVGAAES